The following proteins are encoded in a genomic region of Doryrhamphus excisus isolate RoL2022-K1 chromosome 6, RoL_Dexc_1.0, whole genome shotgun sequence:
- the LOC131130942 gene encoding anoctamin-9 isoform X4 has translation MSRHKRQNTPLSYDYVLVAKTREHLDREAIKKQNEFIEELKKKNFKVTKIIDDDLIFFGMQAPKEIFEKYRYLLKVSDACNWSSDQNHVPLSTRIRVVDFILNHTPINSGEGLRDLMKMKVFEARFCLHEKKKQRELTDSWARWTACFQGQPITAVRNYFGEKVALYYLWLGWYTYLLIPPALIGVIVFLYGLAFFNTSPLIKEVCEADTVMCPLCDKRCKVWLLSDTCTYAKVSLLFDNNGTVLFAMFMAVWATLFLEFWKRHRTSYVCEWKVSDWCEEEEELILEIVNNVNCEPKKYKHSYLRSTLVLICVTIMILVIIGLTHALVVFRVIAAVLLAEGSWEFLSTHSNSGAMMLGAVLHYLIITVMTRVNRIVAMKLCEIEKTRSFAATEKSFTVKMFTFQFFTYFSSLFYVAFFLGRINGHPGGYVRIASKWRLEECHPSGCLTDLFIQMAIIMVLKQTISNVFEFTGPWFGKWLKRKRTHKLRRKCAYCYLKDDSTHGELCENCKLRDWLSNYRLNNVDSFSLFKEFLEMVIQFSFTTIFVAAFPLAPLLALINNVIEIRLDAIKMVTLERRLIPKKTNDIGVWINLLEAIGVLAVIANGLVIGVSSDFIPRLVYRYLYGPCSNGTTTDIDCMVGYINNSLSVATMDKPEIRREFSPHQMVTPTGLNVSSCSYKDYRDNVDYSLTPQFWLILAVRFAFVILFEHIVVICKFIAAWFVPAAPMGVKNDRLFDKLKRLKEELRSFDESQR, from the exons ATGTCTCGTCACAAGAGACAG AATACGCCGCTCTCGTACGACTACGTCCTGGTGGCAAAAACGAGGGAGCACCTTGACCGAGAGGCCATCAAGAAACAAAACGAATTTATTGAAGAACTGAAAAAGAAGAATTTTAAAGTCACG AAAATCATAGATGATGACCTGATCTTCTTTGGCATGCAAGCTCCGAAAGAGATTTTTGAGAAGTACAGATATCTGCTGAAAGTTTCTGATGCCTGCAATTGGAGCTCAGACCAGAACCACGTGCCTCTCAGCACCAG GATAAGGGTTGTAGACTTCATCTTGAATCACACCCCCATTAATTCAGGAG AGGGTCTACGAGACCTCATGAAGATGAAGGTTTTTGAGGCAAGGTTCTGTCTACATGAG AAAAAGAAACAGCGAGAGCTGACAGATAGCTGGGCTCGATGGACTGCTTGTTTCCAAGGGCAACCCATAACTGCCGTCAG AAACTACTTTGGGGAGAAGGTGGCCTTGTACTACCTGTGGCTGGGCTGGTACACATACCTGCTCATCCCTCCCGCTCTCATCGGGGTCATTGTCTTCCTGTATGGCCTCGCCTTCTTCAACACGTCGCCCCTCAT TAAGGAGGTCTGTGAAGCCGACACAGTCATGTGCCCGCTTTGTGACAAGAGATGCAAAGTGTGGCTGCTCTCAGACACGTGCACCTACGCCAAG GTGAGCCTACTGTTTGATAATAATGGCACCGTTCTCTTTGCCATGTTCATGGCAGTGTGGG ccaCACTGTTTTTGGAGTTCTGGAAACGACATCGAACATcctatgtgtgtgaatggaagGTGTCTGATTGGTGTGAGGAAGAG GAGGAACTAATTTTGGAGATTGTCAACAACGTTAACTGTGAACCCAAAAAGTACAAGCACTCCTATCTGCGCAGCACACTTGTTTTGATCTGTGTCACAATCATG ATACTGGTGATCATCGGTCTGACACACGCGCTGGTGGTGTTCAGGGTGATTGCAGCAGTACTACTGGCTGAGGGATCATGGGAGTTCCTGAGTACGCATTCCAACAGTGGAGCCATGATGCTGGGTGCTGTCCTCCATTACCTGATCATCACTGTCATGACACGG GTCAACAGGATCGTGGCCATGAAACTCTGCGAAATAG AGAAAACCAGATCATTCGCTGCAACGGAGAAGAGCTTCACAGTCAAGATGTTCACCTTTCAGTTCTTCACCTATTTTTCCTCACTCTTCTACGTAGCCTTCTTTCTcggcag GATAAATGGTCATCCTGGTGGTTATGTGCGCATTGCAAGTAAATGGAGGTTAGAAGAG TGTCACCCCAGCGGATGTCTCACAGACCTCTTTATTCAAATGGCGATCATAATGGTGCTCAAGCAAACCATCAGCAATGTATTTGAGTTCACCGGCCC GTGGTTTGGCAAGTGGTTGAAAAGGAAAAGAACTCACAAGCTTCGTAGGAAATGTGCCTACTGCTACCTAAAAGACGACTCTACACACGGAGAACTGTGCGAGAACTGCAAGCTGCGAGATTGGCTCAGTAACTACCGCCTCAATAACGTGGACTCTTTCAGCCTCTTCAAAGAGTTCCTGGAGATGG TAATCCAGTTCAGCTTCACCACCATATTTGTGGCAGCGTTTCCACTTGCTCCTCTGCTGGCCCTCATCAATAACGTCATTGAGATTCGCTTGGATGCTATTAAGATGGTCACGCTGGAACGCAGACTGATTCCCAAGAAGACAAATGATATTG GTGTGTGGATCAATTTGCTGGAGGCTATCGGAGTCTTAGCCGTCATTGCAAACGGGCTGGTCATCGGTGTTTCTTCAGACTTTATCCCCCGATTGGTATATCGTTACCTCTACGGCCCGTGTTCCAACGGCACAACTACAGATATCGA ttGCATGGTCGGCTACATAAACAACTCTCTATCCGTTGCAACCATGGATAAACCAGAAATACGCCGGGAGTTTTCACCTCATCAGATGGTCACTCCTACTGGATTGAATGTCTCTTCTTGCAG CTACAAAGACTACAGGGATAACGTGGACTACAGCCTTACGCCGCAATTCTGGCTTATTTTAGCTGTGCGCTTTGCATTTGTTATCCTGTTTGAG CACATTGTGGTCATATGCAAATTTATCGCAGCCTGGTTTGTCCCAGCCGCCCCCATGGGGGTAAAAAATGACAGACTCTTTGATAAGCTCAAAAGGCTAAAAGAAGAACTCAG ATCATTTGATGAGAGCCAGCGCTGA
- the LOC131130942 gene encoding anoctamin-9 isoform X3 gives MSRHKRQKQNTPLSYDYVLVAKTREHLDREAIKKQNEFIEELKKKNFKVTKIIDDDLIFFGMQAPKEIFEKYRYLLKVSDACNWSSDQNHVPLSTRIRVVDFILNHTPINSGEGLRDLMKMKVFEARFCLHEKKKQRELTDSWARWTACFQGQPITAVRNYFGEKVALYYLWLGWYTYLLIPPALIGVIVFLYGLAFFNTSPLIKEVCEADTVMCPLCDKRCKVWLLSDTCTYAKVSLLFDNNGTVLFAMFMAVWATLFLEFWKRHRTSYVCEWKVSDWCEEEEELILEIVNNVNCEPKKYKHSYLRSTLVLICVTIMILVIIGLTHALVVFRVIAAVLLAEGSWEFLSTHSNSGAMMLGAVLHYLIITVMTRVNRIVAMKLCEIEKTRSFAATEKSFTVKMFTFQFFTYFSSLFYVAFFLGRINGHPGGYVRIASKWRLEECHPSGCLTDLFIQMAIIMVLKQTISNVFEFTGPWFGKWLKRKRTHKLRRKCAYCYLKDDSTHGELCENCKLRDWLSNYRLNNVDSFSLFKEFLEMVIQFSFTTIFVAAFPLAPLLALINNVIEIRLDAIKMVTLERRLIPKKTNDIGVWINLLEAIGVLAVIANGLVIGVSSDFIPRLVYRYLYGPCSNGTTTDIDCMVGYINNSLSVATMDKPEIRREFSPHQMVTPTGLNVSSCSYKDYRDNVDYSLTPQFWLILAVRFAFVILFEHIVVICKFIAAWFVPAAPMGVKNDRLFDKLKRLKEELRSFDESQR, from the exons ATGTCTCGTCACAAGAGACAG AAACAGAATACGCCGCTCTCGTACGACTACGTCCTGGTGGCAAAAACGAGGGAGCACCTTGACCGAGAGGCCATCAAGAAACAAAACGAATTTATTGAAGAACTGAAAAAGAAGAATTTTAAAGTCACG AAAATCATAGATGATGACCTGATCTTCTTTGGCATGCAAGCTCCGAAAGAGATTTTTGAGAAGTACAGATATCTGCTGAAAGTTTCTGATGCCTGCAATTGGAGCTCAGACCAGAACCACGTGCCTCTCAGCACCAG GATAAGGGTTGTAGACTTCATCTTGAATCACACCCCCATTAATTCAGGAG AGGGTCTACGAGACCTCATGAAGATGAAGGTTTTTGAGGCAAGGTTCTGTCTACATGAG AAAAAGAAACAGCGAGAGCTGACAGATAGCTGGGCTCGATGGACTGCTTGTTTCCAAGGGCAACCCATAACTGCCGTCAG AAACTACTTTGGGGAGAAGGTGGCCTTGTACTACCTGTGGCTGGGCTGGTACACATACCTGCTCATCCCTCCCGCTCTCATCGGGGTCATTGTCTTCCTGTATGGCCTCGCCTTCTTCAACACGTCGCCCCTCAT TAAGGAGGTCTGTGAAGCCGACACAGTCATGTGCCCGCTTTGTGACAAGAGATGCAAAGTGTGGCTGCTCTCAGACACGTGCACCTACGCCAAG GTGAGCCTACTGTTTGATAATAATGGCACCGTTCTCTTTGCCATGTTCATGGCAGTGTGGG ccaCACTGTTTTTGGAGTTCTGGAAACGACATCGAACATcctatgtgtgtgaatggaagGTGTCTGATTGGTGTGAGGAAGAG GAGGAACTAATTTTGGAGATTGTCAACAACGTTAACTGTGAACCCAAAAAGTACAAGCACTCCTATCTGCGCAGCACACTTGTTTTGATCTGTGTCACAATCATG ATACTGGTGATCATCGGTCTGACACACGCGCTGGTGGTGTTCAGGGTGATTGCAGCAGTACTACTGGCTGAGGGATCATGGGAGTTCCTGAGTACGCATTCCAACAGTGGAGCCATGATGCTGGGTGCTGTCCTCCATTACCTGATCATCACTGTCATGACACGG GTCAACAGGATCGTGGCCATGAAACTCTGCGAAATAG AGAAAACCAGATCATTCGCTGCAACGGAGAAGAGCTTCACAGTCAAGATGTTCACCTTTCAGTTCTTCACCTATTTTTCCTCACTCTTCTACGTAGCCTTCTTTCTcggcag GATAAATGGTCATCCTGGTGGTTATGTGCGCATTGCAAGTAAATGGAGGTTAGAAGAG TGTCACCCCAGCGGATGTCTCACAGACCTCTTTATTCAAATGGCGATCATAATGGTGCTCAAGCAAACCATCAGCAATGTATTTGAGTTCACCGGCCC GTGGTTTGGCAAGTGGTTGAAAAGGAAAAGAACTCACAAGCTTCGTAGGAAATGTGCCTACTGCTACCTAAAAGACGACTCTACACACGGAGAACTGTGCGAGAACTGCAAGCTGCGAGATTGGCTCAGTAACTACCGCCTCAATAACGTGGACTCTTTCAGCCTCTTCAAAGAGTTCCTGGAGATGG TAATCCAGTTCAGCTTCACCACCATATTTGTGGCAGCGTTTCCACTTGCTCCTCTGCTGGCCCTCATCAATAACGTCATTGAGATTCGCTTGGATGCTATTAAGATGGTCACGCTGGAACGCAGACTGATTCCCAAGAAGACAAATGATATTG GTGTGTGGATCAATTTGCTGGAGGCTATCGGAGTCTTAGCCGTCATTGCAAACGGGCTGGTCATCGGTGTTTCTTCAGACTTTATCCCCCGATTGGTATATCGTTACCTCTACGGCCCGTGTTCCAACGGCACAACTACAGATATCGA ttGCATGGTCGGCTACATAAACAACTCTCTATCCGTTGCAACCATGGATAAACCAGAAATACGCCGGGAGTTTTCACCTCATCAGATGGTCACTCCTACTGGATTGAATGTCTCTTCTTGCAG CTACAAAGACTACAGGGATAACGTGGACTACAGCCTTACGCCGCAATTCTGGCTTATTTTAGCTGTGCGCTTTGCATTTGTTATCCTGTTTGAG CACATTGTGGTCATATGCAAATTTATCGCAGCCTGGTTTGTCCCAGCCGCCCCCATGGGGGTAAAAAATGACAGACTCTTTGATAAGCTCAAAAGGCTAAAAGAAGAACTCAG ATCATTTGATGAGAGCCAGCGCTGA
- the LOC131130942 gene encoding anoctamin-9 isoform X2, whose protein sequence is MSRHKRQPSIELLELMGVVRENGNEQMSLPPVNTPLSYDYVLVAKTREHLDREAIKKQNEFIEELKKKNFKVTKIIDDDLIFFGMQAPKEIFEKYRYLLKVSDACNWSSDQNHVPLSTRIRVVDFILNHTPINSGEGLRDLMKMKVFEARFCLHEKKKQRELTDSWARWTACFQGQPITAVRNYFGEKVALYYLWLGWYTYLLIPPALIGVIVFLYGLAFFNTSPLIKEVCEADTVMCPLCDKRCKVWLLSDTCTYAKVSLLFDNNGTVLFAMFMAVWATLFLEFWKRHRTSYVCEWKVSDWCEEEEELILEIVNNVNCEPKKYKHSYLRSTLVLICVTIMILVIIGLTHALVVFRVIAAVLLAEGSWEFLSTHSNSGAMMLGAVLHYLIITVMTRVNRIVAMKLCEIEKTRSFAATEKSFTVKMFTFQFFTYFSSLFYVAFFLGRINGHPGGYVRIASKWRLEECHPSGCLTDLFIQMAIIMVLKQTISNVFEFTGPWFGKWLKRKRTHKLRRKCAYCYLKDDSTHGELCENCKLRDWLSNYRLNNVDSFSLFKEFLEMVIQFSFTTIFVAAFPLAPLLALINNVIEIRLDAIKMVTLERRLIPKKTNDIGVWINLLEAIGVLAVIANGLVIGVSSDFIPRLVYRYLYGPCSNGTTTDIDCMVGYINNSLSVATMDKPEIRREFSPHQMVTPTGLNVSSCSYKDYRDNVDYSLTPQFWLILAVRFAFVILFEHIVVICKFIAAWFVPAAPMGVKNDRLFDKLKRLKEELRSFDESQR, encoded by the exons ATGTCTCGTCACAAGAGACAG CCCAGCATTGAGCTACTGGAATTAATGGGAGTAGTTAGAGAGAATGGCAATGAACAGATGTCACTTCCTCCTGTG AATACGCCGCTCTCGTACGACTACGTCCTGGTGGCAAAAACGAGGGAGCACCTTGACCGAGAGGCCATCAAGAAACAAAACGAATTTATTGAAGAACTGAAAAAGAAGAATTTTAAAGTCACG AAAATCATAGATGATGACCTGATCTTCTTTGGCATGCAAGCTCCGAAAGAGATTTTTGAGAAGTACAGATATCTGCTGAAAGTTTCTGATGCCTGCAATTGGAGCTCAGACCAGAACCACGTGCCTCTCAGCACCAG GATAAGGGTTGTAGACTTCATCTTGAATCACACCCCCATTAATTCAGGAG AGGGTCTACGAGACCTCATGAAGATGAAGGTTTTTGAGGCAAGGTTCTGTCTACATGAG AAAAAGAAACAGCGAGAGCTGACAGATAGCTGGGCTCGATGGACTGCTTGTTTCCAAGGGCAACCCATAACTGCCGTCAG AAACTACTTTGGGGAGAAGGTGGCCTTGTACTACCTGTGGCTGGGCTGGTACACATACCTGCTCATCCCTCCCGCTCTCATCGGGGTCATTGTCTTCCTGTATGGCCTCGCCTTCTTCAACACGTCGCCCCTCAT TAAGGAGGTCTGTGAAGCCGACACAGTCATGTGCCCGCTTTGTGACAAGAGATGCAAAGTGTGGCTGCTCTCAGACACGTGCACCTACGCCAAG GTGAGCCTACTGTTTGATAATAATGGCACCGTTCTCTTTGCCATGTTCATGGCAGTGTGGG ccaCACTGTTTTTGGAGTTCTGGAAACGACATCGAACATcctatgtgtgtgaatggaagGTGTCTGATTGGTGTGAGGAAGAG GAGGAACTAATTTTGGAGATTGTCAACAACGTTAACTGTGAACCCAAAAAGTACAAGCACTCCTATCTGCGCAGCACACTTGTTTTGATCTGTGTCACAATCATG ATACTGGTGATCATCGGTCTGACACACGCGCTGGTGGTGTTCAGGGTGATTGCAGCAGTACTACTGGCTGAGGGATCATGGGAGTTCCTGAGTACGCATTCCAACAGTGGAGCCATGATGCTGGGTGCTGTCCTCCATTACCTGATCATCACTGTCATGACACGG GTCAACAGGATCGTGGCCATGAAACTCTGCGAAATAG AGAAAACCAGATCATTCGCTGCAACGGAGAAGAGCTTCACAGTCAAGATGTTCACCTTTCAGTTCTTCACCTATTTTTCCTCACTCTTCTACGTAGCCTTCTTTCTcggcag GATAAATGGTCATCCTGGTGGTTATGTGCGCATTGCAAGTAAATGGAGGTTAGAAGAG TGTCACCCCAGCGGATGTCTCACAGACCTCTTTATTCAAATGGCGATCATAATGGTGCTCAAGCAAACCATCAGCAATGTATTTGAGTTCACCGGCCC GTGGTTTGGCAAGTGGTTGAAAAGGAAAAGAACTCACAAGCTTCGTAGGAAATGTGCCTACTGCTACCTAAAAGACGACTCTACACACGGAGAACTGTGCGAGAACTGCAAGCTGCGAGATTGGCTCAGTAACTACCGCCTCAATAACGTGGACTCTTTCAGCCTCTTCAAAGAGTTCCTGGAGATGG TAATCCAGTTCAGCTTCACCACCATATTTGTGGCAGCGTTTCCACTTGCTCCTCTGCTGGCCCTCATCAATAACGTCATTGAGATTCGCTTGGATGCTATTAAGATGGTCACGCTGGAACGCAGACTGATTCCCAAGAAGACAAATGATATTG GTGTGTGGATCAATTTGCTGGAGGCTATCGGAGTCTTAGCCGTCATTGCAAACGGGCTGGTCATCGGTGTTTCTTCAGACTTTATCCCCCGATTGGTATATCGTTACCTCTACGGCCCGTGTTCCAACGGCACAACTACAGATATCGA ttGCATGGTCGGCTACATAAACAACTCTCTATCCGTTGCAACCATGGATAAACCAGAAATACGCCGGGAGTTTTCACCTCATCAGATGGTCACTCCTACTGGATTGAATGTCTCTTCTTGCAG CTACAAAGACTACAGGGATAACGTGGACTACAGCCTTACGCCGCAATTCTGGCTTATTTTAGCTGTGCGCTTTGCATTTGTTATCCTGTTTGAG CACATTGTGGTCATATGCAAATTTATCGCAGCCTGGTTTGTCCCAGCCGCCCCCATGGGGGTAAAAAATGACAGACTCTTTGATAAGCTCAAAAGGCTAAAAGAAGAACTCAG ATCATTTGATGAGAGCCAGCGCTGA
- the LOC131130942 gene encoding anoctamin-9 isoform X1, whose amino-acid sequence MSRHKRQPSIELLELMGVVRENGNEQMSLPPVKQNTPLSYDYVLVAKTREHLDREAIKKQNEFIEELKKKNFKVTKIIDDDLIFFGMQAPKEIFEKYRYLLKVSDACNWSSDQNHVPLSTRIRVVDFILNHTPINSGEGLRDLMKMKVFEARFCLHEKKKQRELTDSWARWTACFQGQPITAVRNYFGEKVALYYLWLGWYTYLLIPPALIGVIVFLYGLAFFNTSPLIKEVCEADTVMCPLCDKRCKVWLLSDTCTYAKVSLLFDNNGTVLFAMFMAVWATLFLEFWKRHRTSYVCEWKVSDWCEEEEELILEIVNNVNCEPKKYKHSYLRSTLVLICVTIMILVIIGLTHALVVFRVIAAVLLAEGSWEFLSTHSNSGAMMLGAVLHYLIITVMTRVNRIVAMKLCEIEKTRSFAATEKSFTVKMFTFQFFTYFSSLFYVAFFLGRINGHPGGYVRIASKWRLEECHPSGCLTDLFIQMAIIMVLKQTISNVFEFTGPWFGKWLKRKRTHKLRRKCAYCYLKDDSTHGELCENCKLRDWLSNYRLNNVDSFSLFKEFLEMVIQFSFTTIFVAAFPLAPLLALINNVIEIRLDAIKMVTLERRLIPKKTNDIGVWINLLEAIGVLAVIANGLVIGVSSDFIPRLVYRYLYGPCSNGTTTDIDCMVGYINNSLSVATMDKPEIRREFSPHQMVTPTGLNVSSCSYKDYRDNVDYSLTPQFWLILAVRFAFVILFEHIVVICKFIAAWFVPAAPMGVKNDRLFDKLKRLKEELRSFDESQR is encoded by the exons ATGTCTCGTCACAAGAGACAG CCCAGCATTGAGCTACTGGAATTAATGGGAGTAGTTAGAGAGAATGGCAATGAACAGATGTCACTTCCTCCTGTG AAACAGAATACGCCGCTCTCGTACGACTACGTCCTGGTGGCAAAAACGAGGGAGCACCTTGACCGAGAGGCCATCAAGAAACAAAACGAATTTATTGAAGAACTGAAAAAGAAGAATTTTAAAGTCACG AAAATCATAGATGATGACCTGATCTTCTTTGGCATGCAAGCTCCGAAAGAGATTTTTGAGAAGTACAGATATCTGCTGAAAGTTTCTGATGCCTGCAATTGGAGCTCAGACCAGAACCACGTGCCTCTCAGCACCAG GATAAGGGTTGTAGACTTCATCTTGAATCACACCCCCATTAATTCAGGAG AGGGTCTACGAGACCTCATGAAGATGAAGGTTTTTGAGGCAAGGTTCTGTCTACATGAG AAAAAGAAACAGCGAGAGCTGACAGATAGCTGGGCTCGATGGACTGCTTGTTTCCAAGGGCAACCCATAACTGCCGTCAG AAACTACTTTGGGGAGAAGGTGGCCTTGTACTACCTGTGGCTGGGCTGGTACACATACCTGCTCATCCCTCCCGCTCTCATCGGGGTCATTGTCTTCCTGTATGGCCTCGCCTTCTTCAACACGTCGCCCCTCAT TAAGGAGGTCTGTGAAGCCGACACAGTCATGTGCCCGCTTTGTGACAAGAGATGCAAAGTGTGGCTGCTCTCAGACACGTGCACCTACGCCAAG GTGAGCCTACTGTTTGATAATAATGGCACCGTTCTCTTTGCCATGTTCATGGCAGTGTGGG ccaCACTGTTTTTGGAGTTCTGGAAACGACATCGAACATcctatgtgtgtgaatggaagGTGTCTGATTGGTGTGAGGAAGAG GAGGAACTAATTTTGGAGATTGTCAACAACGTTAACTGTGAACCCAAAAAGTACAAGCACTCCTATCTGCGCAGCACACTTGTTTTGATCTGTGTCACAATCATG ATACTGGTGATCATCGGTCTGACACACGCGCTGGTGGTGTTCAGGGTGATTGCAGCAGTACTACTGGCTGAGGGATCATGGGAGTTCCTGAGTACGCATTCCAACAGTGGAGCCATGATGCTGGGTGCTGTCCTCCATTACCTGATCATCACTGTCATGACACGG GTCAACAGGATCGTGGCCATGAAACTCTGCGAAATAG AGAAAACCAGATCATTCGCTGCAACGGAGAAGAGCTTCACAGTCAAGATGTTCACCTTTCAGTTCTTCACCTATTTTTCCTCACTCTTCTACGTAGCCTTCTTTCTcggcag GATAAATGGTCATCCTGGTGGTTATGTGCGCATTGCAAGTAAATGGAGGTTAGAAGAG TGTCACCCCAGCGGATGTCTCACAGACCTCTTTATTCAAATGGCGATCATAATGGTGCTCAAGCAAACCATCAGCAATGTATTTGAGTTCACCGGCCC GTGGTTTGGCAAGTGGTTGAAAAGGAAAAGAACTCACAAGCTTCGTAGGAAATGTGCCTACTGCTACCTAAAAGACGACTCTACACACGGAGAACTGTGCGAGAACTGCAAGCTGCGAGATTGGCTCAGTAACTACCGCCTCAATAACGTGGACTCTTTCAGCCTCTTCAAAGAGTTCCTGGAGATGG TAATCCAGTTCAGCTTCACCACCATATTTGTGGCAGCGTTTCCACTTGCTCCTCTGCTGGCCCTCATCAATAACGTCATTGAGATTCGCTTGGATGCTATTAAGATGGTCACGCTGGAACGCAGACTGATTCCCAAGAAGACAAATGATATTG GTGTGTGGATCAATTTGCTGGAGGCTATCGGAGTCTTAGCCGTCATTGCAAACGGGCTGGTCATCGGTGTTTCTTCAGACTTTATCCCCCGATTGGTATATCGTTACCTCTACGGCCCGTGTTCCAACGGCACAACTACAGATATCGA ttGCATGGTCGGCTACATAAACAACTCTCTATCCGTTGCAACCATGGATAAACCAGAAATACGCCGGGAGTTTTCACCTCATCAGATGGTCACTCCTACTGGATTGAATGTCTCTTCTTGCAG CTACAAAGACTACAGGGATAACGTGGACTACAGCCTTACGCCGCAATTCTGGCTTATTTTAGCTGTGCGCTTTGCATTTGTTATCCTGTTTGAG CACATTGTGGTCATATGCAAATTTATCGCAGCCTGGTTTGTCCCAGCCGCCCCCATGGGGGTAAAAAATGACAGACTCTTTGATAAGCTCAAAAGGCTAAAAGAAGAACTCAG ATCATTTGATGAGAGCCAGCGCTGA